In a single window of the Notamacropus eugenii isolate mMacEug1 chromosome 4, mMacEug1.pri_v2, whole genome shotgun sequence genome:
- the RAD1 gene encoding cell cycle checkpoint protein RAD1, with the protein MPLTTQTEDGSDQYILVASLDNVRNLSNILKAIHFKDHATCFATTNGIKVTVENAKCLQANAFIQAEIFQEFIVQEESVTFRINLTVLLDCLTIFGSTPLPGTSTALRMCYQGYGYPLTLFLEEGGVLTVCKINTQEPEDTLDFDFCSTKVINKIILQSEGLREAFAELDMTSEVLQITMSPEKPYFRLSTFGNSGSSHLDYPKDSDLMEAFHCNQTQTNRYKISLLKPSTKALALSCKVSIRTDNRGFLSLQYMIKNEDGQICFVEYYCCPDEDVSDSEP; encoded by the exons ATGCCACTTACCACACAGACTGAAGATGGAAGCGATCAATATATTTTAGTTGCCAGCCTTGACAATGTAAGGAATCTCTCAAACATATTAAAAGCTATTCATTTTAAAGACCATGCTACCTGTTTTGCAACAACAAATGGAATCAAGGTTACAGTGGAAAATGCAAAGTGTCTGCAAGCAAATGCATTCATTCAG gctgaaatatttcaagagttTATTGTTCAGGAAGAATCTGTAACATTTCGAATCAATTTGACAGTCCTTCTAGACTGTTTGACAATTTTTGGTTCAACTCCTTTACCAG GAACTTCAACCGCACTTAGAATGTGTTACCAAGGTTATGGGTACCCTTTGACACTCTTCCTGGAAGAAGGAGGAGTACTCACAGTGTGCAAAATTAATACCCAAGAGCCTGAAGATACATTGGATTTTGATTTCTGCAGCACAAAGGTTATTAATAAGATTATTCTTCAGTCAGAAGGCCTACGTGAAGCATTTGCTGAATTAGACATGACCAGTGAGGTCCTACAGATTACCATGTCACCAGAAAAACCTTATTTCAG GTTATCTACTTTTGGAAATTCAGGAAGTTCACACCTCGACTATCCCAAAGATTCTGATTTGATGGAAGCATTTCATTGTAATCAGACCCAAACTAACAG ATACAAGATTTCTTTGCTGAAACCATCTACAAAAGCTTTAGCCCTGTCTTGTAAGGTGTCTATTCGCACTGATAACCGGGGATTCCTGTCTTTACAGTATATGATTAAGAATGAAGATGGACAGATATGTTTTGTGGAATATTATTGTTGCCCTGATGAGGATGTTAGTGATTCAGAGCCCTGA